The DNA segment GAACGCGTTACATCGTTGCCACTGCGTTCCGAACTCAAAATTTTGATCGGATCGATCAGTTGGCAAAATTTGCGTTGGCTGGAGAAGGCTATCGTTGGGGGCTTGATGCCCAGGAGATGTTTGGCATTGTCCAGGATACTTGTGCAGAGGTCTGGCTGCAGGTTAGGCAGCGATGGGGTGAGACCGAGGATGAAGCGGAAAAGCAAAAGTATGCTGAATTCCTGTCAAAGGCTGAGAAGTGGGCGGAAACCAGTGTGGTAGGGATGTCCAGTCAACTGGATATGAAAATTCAGTTTGGTTGGAAGGCCCGCGGTGATGGTTTGGGGTACACGGTGTCGCAGCAAGGCTGGAAAGTGCTTGAACGCGAATTGGCGGAGGCAGCCGAGATGCTGGACGATTGGTTGAAAGAGGATCCCTATGCACCGGCGATCATGTATGCTCATCGAATGACCATCGCCATGGGGCGAGGCGAATCGCATTCCAGTGTCGAAGAGCATTTGCGTGTGGCAACGGCCCTGTATCCAACCCATGTTAGTTTGCATTCGGCCGTTGCCGAATGGCTAGCGCCAAAATGGTCAGGGAGCGAAGGCGACAGTGCAGGGTACCTTGCCGCTGTGATGAAACATGGAGACCCCGAAGTCGCCGCACGCCAGTACGCGCGGATCGTATGCAATAAATTGGGGCATTACACCGAACCCGTCGGGTTGGTTCTGCATGGTCATTATGATGTTCGAAGCGCCGTATTGGCAGCGGAGAGCATGGTGTCGCTGGAGCCCGCTTACGACTGGCATCTCGTTCGTTTGTTAGCGCTTGCAAACTCATTTGAAATGCGTACGCAGGAGCTGATTCTCGCAAAATACATGCAAGCACATTTTCTGTATGATCCAAGTCGATATGGCGAGCGGTACCAGCAATTCATGCCTGCTCTGTATGAAAACCTTCCTGAATAGCAAGCAGGCAACACCACTGGGGGCCGAGGTCCGCGCACAAGCTACGATTAAATTCGGAGCACCTAGGCGATGGACGTCACCATTTAATCACAATTTACCGCACCGTAGATTTGCAGGCTGGTCGATTTGCCTTTGACGTTTTGACGCGGCAATTCGACAAAGTTCTTGGCGGTAGAGAGTGCATCGTAAGTCGTTCCGGTAATGAGCAGGTCATATCCTGTTGATTTCGTTAACGCTTCGACTCTAGCTGCGACATTCACCGTATCGCCCATCGCCGTATATTCATGGCGTTCGGGGGCTCCGATACTGCCTACCATGGCAATCCCCGTATTGATCCCGACACCGATTTTCATTTGAGACCATCCCAGTTTCTCAAAGTCTTCCTTGAGGGCGTCGATACGTGCGAGGAGTTCACAGCCCGCTTCGACGGCCGCATCGGCATGTTGTCGGTCGCTTGATGGGACTCCACCGCTTCCGAAAATCGCCATGAAACCGTCGCCGAGAAACTTATTGATCATCCCGTCGTGCTTTTCAACGATTTTGACCGCCTCGCCGAACATCAAATTCAATCCAGCGATAACGTCATCGACCGGCGCATCGGCGGATTGAGCTGTGAAATTTCGCACATCCGCGAACATCACCGAAATCAATTGTTTGGTGCCGCCGAGAGTTCCTGAAGCGGATTTGTAATCGACTCCATCCTGTGCCGCCAAGATTTGCTTCGCCGCCTCACGCCCAACGTGCCGACCAAAGGTCGCTTGTAAACGCTCCCGTTCGGCAAGTCCCGTAATCATGGAATTGAATTGATTGATCAGCATGCCGAATTCGTCCGCGCGAAGGGTTTTGATTTGTGCGGAGAAGTCTCCCTCGGCAACCGCCAACGAGGCGCGTTTCAATTCCAGTACCGGCGTCGCCACCAGACGCCCCAGCAGCAAAGACGTTGCCATGCCGAAACTAACTGCGACGGCGGCGACCACAAGTGCAAATGCAGGGGCGGATTCCGTTGCATCGGGTACCAAAATCAAGAGGACCAATGACAATACCGGGCTGACCACGGCGGACGCGGACCACATCAGTCCCCGCTGCGAAATCGTCATCGGTGCGGTCCCGGGGACGTTCGCTGGCGTCCCTGTCTGAAAAAAGACAGGAAACAAAGTTTGTTGAATCACTAATTCAACGGCGAAAAAACTATGGGTGACCGCGATCAACGATGCGATCAGAAAGGACGTCGTTAGGTGAACAACGACATTGCTCGATAGCGGTTCATCTAAACTTGCTAGAGCAAGAGGAAATACGGGGATGCAGATCAACCATCCCACCGACGCGACGGCCAAGAACCACCATGGCAGGTTCACAACTTTTCGTTGCGACGTCTTCAACACATCTTCGCTCACACTTCGACCATCGATTAGGTCTCGGTGGATCGGACGCAATTGAATAATTGGAATCAGGAAAAGGATCACCGCAAGCGGATAAATGACCATGTTGAACCACTGCCAGCAGGATTCGAAACGAGCCATCTGCTGAGCGGATAGCAACGGTTCAATCTGCTGGGAATTGTACAATATGTTAAAGACGCTTCCGACGAAATTAGCGACGACCGGGGACAGGACAACAACTATTAGTCCATGACGCTGGGAGAACGTCCAGTCTGGCGTGGATGGTCGCGGCGGAAAGGTAGCAGAGTTGCCCCGGAAATTTGGATCAATGGCGTCGTTGGGCAAAGTACTTTTCCGTTTAGCAATAAGCGTTCGGCACACGCGCGGCGTCCGTTGGCCTAGATGGTAACCTTAGAACGCAACGATCGTGGGGCTGGCTTCTTCTTTATCCAGTGGATTCGCCTGAAAGACCGAGGCAGTGCCTGGAAGGATTCTATATCTTTGCAAAAGGTAAACCGTCACGTCAGTACCTGCGGCAAGTCTTTTCGGCAAGAAAATGGGGGCAAGAAAATGGGGGCAAGAAAATGGGAGCAAGAAAATGGGAGCAAGAAAATGGGAGCAGGGAATTGGGGGAGTGGATGGAGAGTGCGGAACATAAACCGGTCTCTCCAGACAAATCTCCAGTCACCAGGTTCCTGTCTAATTTAACTTTAGGGATTACAGCCCTAGGCAACATCCTTTTCGCGTATTTCGGTTGTTTCGCGGTTGTCCTCTCTCGTCCCCGGGCATTGCGCGTTTCCGTTTCCAATCGCGAAACAATTCCATCCCTTATTCCCTATTTTCTTGCCCCCATTTTCTTGCCAATTCTAGCCCCCAGGCACGCAGTTCCACGGTCGCCCGATTTGACATCTGAAATCGTAGCGAGGAGACTGTGAGTTGAAATTTTGCTTCCAATAGCCCGTCATTTTTTGATTTGGAATGATATGAGTCGTAGAGCATTCTCGTCGTCCCCATTGCCTGCGAACGATTTGTTACCTGAGGGAAGCATTGTTTTGCGGCGACCATCCAAGGTTCTGTTCGCGTTGGCGCTTTGCTTTTCCGGATTCGCACAGACTTTCTTTGGGGCCGAGCTGCTTGCTGATTCCCAGTCCTCACCGAATTTCATCGTTATCTTCACGGACGACCAGGGCTACAACGATTTGGGCTGCTTTGGGTCGAAGACGATCAAAACGCCCCATATCGATCGACTTGCCGCCGAGGGCCGGAAATACACCAGTTTCTATACGGCTTGCTCCGTTTGTTCTCCGTCCCGAGCGGCCCTCTTGACCGGCAGTTATCCCAAACGTGTCGGGATGCACAAACACGTACTGTTCCCCAAAAGTGATTATGGGTTGAATCCTTCTGAGTATACGATCGCGGACCATTTGAAATCACAAGGGTATGCGACGGCCTGTGTTGGTAAATGGCACTTGGGCCATCACCCCGAAATACTCCCGCGAGCCAACGGGTTCGATTCCTATTATGGAATTCCGTACTCCAATGACATGAACCATCCTGATAACGCTCGGAAATCGAAAATTGCATCGGACCGTTTGTGGGAGAGCCAAGGAACCAGCATCACTTATTGGAACACTCCACTATTTGAGAATGAAGAGATTGTCGAACTGCCTGTCGACCAGCGAACGATCACGCGTCGCTACACCGACAAGGCTATCGA comes from the Roseimaritima multifibrata genome and includes:
- a CDS encoding adenylate/guanylate cyclase domain-containing protein — protein: MYNSQQIEPLLSAQQMARFESCWQWFNMVIYPLAVILFLIPIIQLRPIHRDLIDGRSVSEDVLKTSQRKVVNLPWWFLAVASVGWLICIPVFPLALASLDEPLSSNVVVHLTTSFLIASLIAVTHSFFAVELVIQQTLFPVFFQTGTPANVPGTAPMTISQRGLMWSASAVVSPVLSLVLLILVPDATESAPAFALVVAAVAVSFGMATSLLLGRLVATPVLELKRASLAVAEGDFSAQIKTLRADEFGMLINQFNSMITGLAERERLQATFGRHVGREAAKQILAAQDGVDYKSASGTLGGTKQLISVMFADVRNFTAQSADAPVDDVIAGLNLMFGEAVKIVEKHDGMINKFLGDGFMAIFGSGGVPSSDRQHADAAVEAGCELLARIDALKEDFEKLGWSQMKIGVGINTGIAMVGSIGAPERHEYTAMGDTVNVAARVEALTKSTGYDLLITGTTYDALSTAKNFVELPRQNVKGKSTSLQIYGAVNCD